The window CATTCAGCAACATCTTTTGCTGCTCCTGTTCCAGGCGTTGTAAACGCATCTGGTACCGGATGACCTTCCGCTGGTGGAAAATGATGAAAACAATAAGCCCGATGGTAAGCGCCAACATGCCTACTGTACCGAAAAATAGTACAAGGGAAACGGGGCTGTCGGGGTTATTGATTTGCAAGAAGAACATGGGTAGTGCCTGGGGCGGGGTTGGTTTTTATGGGTTAAGTGGCTGTCTTATCATACTCAAATAATTCGTCACTGAACGGCCGCTCTTCTAAAGGGCGCGGCTTATAGTTCGGTATGATAAAGGCAATCGCTAATAATACATTTTTAAGTATGTTGGAAATCGAGTTGATAAACCAGTAAGAGCGTCTTTCCTGCTGTGAAACGAACTCGGCTGAGATAAATAAAAAGAAGGTGGCCGCCATGTAAATGAGGATGGCTACAATGATCCAGAAAGTTTTGGATGAATAAATAAAGGAAACTTCCATATCCCTGATCTGCTCAAAGAAAAAGATAACGCAAAAAATAATGATCAGTATAGATTCCAGCGAAGCAGGAATAGCATCAAAGTTGTTGGACTGATCCCTATTAAATATGTAGTAGAGTACTATGATGTAAAAAAGAGGAAGAGCAAATAGGATAAGTTTTTTAATTTTCTTTGATTTAAAATTGAAGGATAGAAATATGGAGAACAGGGTATATTCGACTACGGTGAAAAAGCTAAAAAAATAGAACTTGGTTTGGGAATTGTCCGGAAAGGAGCCATTCGTAAAATCCGTAAGAAGGGATAGGACTACATACACAAAAATTACCCATAGTTTTTTTTCATTGTTTCTCTTTAAGAAGAAAAGAAAAAAAACTATGGGCAGTAGACCTGATACTCCACTTAATATATTAAGTACACTTTTGAACAAAGCCCTTTAAAGTTTCTCAAATATAAAAGGCATTTGCGTAATAGTCAAGTAATCAGGAAAAAAGAGCTTTTTTATAGGCCGAAGATCCATTTCCACCAGGATCCTTCTCCGTCTGTTCTGTCGCCAACAATGCCTTCTTCGTTCGTAATATTACCATCCCTATTTACGGCAGTGTACTCGAAAATGTTCTTGCCGTCTTTGTCGATACCTACGTAAACCAATGTTTTTTTACCGTTTTCGTCGATAGCGTTGTAGAAACGGATGCCTTCGCAACCAGGCTGAGCCAGGATCTGCTCAATGATGTTTTTGCCAATTGCGTAAGAAAGTGTGTCATTGGGGTTGGCATTCCGGTAGTTAGAGATAAATTCAGTACCCAGTTGATAGCCAATTTCCTCACCGATAGCAGCAGTTGGACGCTTGGTGATGAGTTCATTTTGCATCATAGTAGTAAGTTTTTAGAGGTTTAGAATAGTAGTTTGGAGGCCCAAAAAACCTCTAAAAAAAAAAGGTAGACAACGGGTAGTATTCATGGGCAAAATGGATTAAATTGCCTGCAATTCAATAGGGTCGTGGATTTGCGAGGATTTGCCTCGTAACTGTACGAGGGAAAAACGAGTAAAAGCGCGAGATAAACTTAGTATTTCTACTAACGTAGTTGACGCAAGAAGGGCAGGTAGACTTACTAATCAGAGGGGAGTTATTAACAACCGGGGCTAAAATGTGGATAAGTAAATATACTTAGCGAACGGATGGATTTTAAAAACGGGACTACCGGTCAGATAATCTACAAATACTGTGCTGTTTTTTACTCCCTGGCCTTCTGGAAGCCACTATTGAAGGGATTGGGACAAGGGATCTGAAGGGAAGCAAGCTTCTGTATAACGATAAAGCGGTAGGAATCAACAAACGGTAGAAAGAAGAAGTTGACTGATATTGGATTTGACGTTGGTTTTCATAAGATAAATGGAAATTATTTCTGGACGGTAACTCAGGACATTGGATGTTAGAGAGGTTGCCTATCCATCAATCAATCAACTTCAAAACAAAAATAGCCGGATACATAATAAATAGCAAGAGCACTTTTGCTCATTTTTATACGTTCAGTATTTACAGGGTCGGACGTATAAGTTCAATATCCCGGTTCGAAAAACTCCGATTGATAATAATCAACTAACTATTGTTGTGCATATCAGGTAGTTTTTTTATGCGAAATTGCCTGCACAGGGTAGCCTCGTGAGTTTGTAGCGGTATTAACTTTACCCCTGACAATTATAGTTCTCGTAACCATACCTGAATAATTATGTAGCCTTATAACCGTTTAACAAGCCAAACCCGCCTACAATTATGAGTGCTGAACTGGTAATTAAAGTTTCACTCGCGGATGACCATAAAATCTTCCGTGATGGTATCAAAATGGCTCTGAAAGGGAAGGAATACCTGAAAATCCTCTGGGAAGCCGAGGATGGCAAAGACCTGATGCACAAAATGCAACTCAAAAAACCCGATGTTCTGCTGATGGATATCCGCATGCCTGAAGTAGATGGGGTCAATGCAATCGGTATCCTGCGCAAGGAATACAGCGATGTTAAGATCATTGTCCTTACCATGTACGATGATCAGGAGATGATCACCAAAATGATGGAAATGGGCGCTAATGCCTATCTCACCAAAACATCGGACCCCGACGAGATATACCAGGCCATCCTGACCTGCATGAATGATGATTTTTATTTCAATGACCTGGTAAACAAAGCCGTATTATCCAAACTGCAGACTAAAAAACAGGTACGCCAGTTTTACCCCAATCCTGTCAAATTCTCTGAAAAAGAGATCCGTATTCTGAAGTTGCTGGCCGAAGACAAAACCACGGAAGAAATATCCAAAGAGATCTTTTTAAGTCCCCGCACCGTAGAGACCATCCGGCAGAACATGAAATCCAAAGTAGGGGCCAAAACCATTGCCGGCCTTATTATGTACGGCATGCGTAACAAACTAATTGATTAAGCTATAGATACTATCTACACTTCCTGTTCTTACTATTAAAAGCAAAGGGTACAAGTCACACGGTGTGTAACTGTACCCTGTATATTTTTACCCTGTTATTTTCCGCTCAATCCTCCTAATCCCTCTACATCCCGGTTCAGCCCTTTGGATTCAGTTTGATCTGCAATTCATCCAACTGCTTATTATCAACGGTTGACGGAGCATCCAGCATCACATCCCGGCCACTGTTGTTCTTGGGGAACGCGATAAAATCACGGATGCTTTCACTGCCGCCCAGGATAGCACAAAGGCGGTCAAAACCGAAGGCAATACCACCATGAGGTGGAGCGCCATATTCAAAAGCGCCTAACAGGAAGCCAAACTTATGCAATGCCTCTTCCTTGCTCATGCCCAGGGCTGTAAACATTTTTTCCTGCAGGTCACGCTGGAAGATCCGGATAGAACCTCCGCCGATCTCATTACCGTTTAGTACCATGTCGTAAGCATTGGCCTTGATATTGGCATACGGATGCTTGAGGTATTCCGCTGCATTCTCAATGACCGGGTTATTGTTGATCATGATCTGGATCTGATCAGGCTTAGGTGCTGTAAACGGATGGTGACGGGCTACCCAGCGATTGTCTTCTTCACTGTATTCAAACAGCGGAAAGTCGAGCACCCATAATAACCTGAACTCATCTTTCTTACGCATGCCCAACCTTTCTCCCATTTCCAGGCGCAACTCACTGATAGCCTTACGCGTTCTTTCTTCAAAGCCTGCCAGTATCAATACCAGGTCGCCGGCTTTGGCGCCGGCAGCATCTGCAATGGCTTTCAGTTTATCTTCCGTAAAGAATCTATCTACACTGCTTTTGTAAGTACCATCTGCATTGCATTTGATGAATACCAGCCCCTGCATACCAATCTGCGGACGTTTTACCCAATCTGTCAGCTCATCCGTTTGCTTACGGGTATATTCTGCGCAGCCGGGCACGGCAATGGCTACAACTGTTTCTGCCTCATTAAACACTTTAAAATCGACTCCTGCGATCAGTTCTTTCTTCGCCAGTTGTTCATATTCTTCAGAGAAAGCCGATTTAATATTCAGCAATGGCATGCCAAAACGGATATCCGGTTTGTCATTACCATATTGCCACATGGCCTGTTCCCAGCTCATGCGCTGGATCTTGTCTGTATAATCAATGCCCTTCACTGCTTTGAAGATATGCCTGATCATGCCTTCAAACATGTTCAGGATATCCTCCTGCTCTACAAAGCTCATTTCACAGTCAATCTGCGTAAATTCAGGTTGACGGTCGGCCCGCAGGTCTTCATCACGGAAGCACTTTACTACCTGGTAGTAACGGTCATAGCCGCTAACCATTAATAGTTGCTTAAAAGTTTGCGGCGATTGGGGCAATGCATAGAACTGACCGGGGTTCATGCGTGATGGCACTACAAAGTCGCGCGCACCTTCGGGAGTGCTCTTGATGAGGAAAGGCGTTTCTAAGTCCATGAACTGCTGTTCATGCAGGTAATTCCTGGCAGCACGGTTTACCGCATAGCGCAACTCCAGGTTCTTTTTCACTGCATTACGGCGCAGGTCGAGATACCGGAACTTCATCCGCAGGTCATCGCCGCCATCCGTATCATCCTGTATGGTGAAAGGAGGGGTTACT of the Paraflavitalea devenefica genome contains:
- a CDS encoding response regulator transcription factor; translated protein: MSAELVIKVSLADDHKIFRDGIKMALKGKEYLKILWEAEDGKDLMHKMQLKKPDVLLMDIRMPEVDGVNAIGILRKEYSDVKIIVLTMYDDQEMITKMMEMGANAYLTKTSDPDEIYQAILTCMNDDFYFNDLVNKAVLSKLQTKKQVRQFYPNPVKFSEKEIRILKLLAEDKTTEEISKEIFLSPRTVETIRQNMKSKVGAKTIAGLIMYGMRNKLID
- the aspS gene encoding aspartate--tRNA ligase — translated: MYRTHTCGELRLAQAGQEVTLAGWIQTVRKFGSITFADLRDRYGITQLLFAEELNPQLDQQALGREFVIQVKGLVAERTNKNPNLATGDIEIKVKTFTILNKAVTPPFTIQDDTDGGDDLRMKFRYLDLRRNAVKKNLELRYAVNRAARNYLHEQQFMDLETPFLIKSTPEGARDFVVPSRMNPGQFYALPQSPQTFKQLLMVSGYDRYYQVVKCFRDEDLRADRQPEFTQIDCEMSFVEQEDILNMFEGMIRHIFKAVKGIDYTDKIQRMSWEQAMWQYGNDKPDIRFGMPLLNIKSAFSEEYEQLAKKELIAGVDFKVFNEAETVVAIAVPGCAEYTRKQTDELTDWVKRPQIGMQGLVFIKCNADGTYKSSVDRFFTEDKLKAIADAAGAKAGDLVLILAGFEERTRKAISELRLEMGERLGMRKKDEFRLLWVLDFPLFEYSEEDNRWVARHHPFTAPKPDQIQIMINNNPVIENAAEYLKHPYANIKANAYDMVLNGNEIGGGSIRIFQRDLQEKMFTALGMSKEEALHKFGFLLGAFEYGAPPHGGIAFGFDRLCAILGGSESIRDFIAFPKNNSGRDVMLDAPSTVDNKQLDELQIKLNPKG